In one Nocardioides sp. NBC_00368 genomic region, the following are encoded:
- a CDS encoding SDR family oxidoreductase, with protein sequence MRIAVAGGTGVLGRHVVEVAQARGHDAVVFARGQGVDLVAGTGLAAALDGVEVVVDVTSIPTQSARESDTFYRTVTRNLLTAETAAGVAHHLALSIVGAVEAPYGYYSGKALQEQLVSQSKVPWTIQRATQFHEIAGQITERLRRGPFLIVPKMRCQPVSAREVAARLIDLAEAGPAGRVPDFGGPQDEQMVDMVRALKAATGMKGWVVPTPLPGAVGRALRDGTLIPGPGADHGTETFDAWLRSGAASDFVPRTP encoded by the coding sequence ATGCGGATCGCAGTGGCCGGCGGAACTGGAGTGCTCGGACGGCACGTCGTGGAGGTGGCGCAGGCGCGCGGCCACGACGCCGTCGTCTTTGCACGCGGGCAGGGTGTGGACCTCGTGGCCGGCACCGGACTGGCCGCAGCGCTAGACGGAGTCGAGGTGGTCGTGGACGTGACCTCGATCCCCACGCAGTCCGCGCGAGAATCGGACACGTTCTACAGGACGGTCACGCGCAACCTCCTCACAGCAGAGACAGCCGCAGGCGTCGCGCACCATCTCGCGCTGTCCATCGTCGGGGCCGTCGAAGCCCCGTACGGCTACTACTCGGGCAAAGCACTTCAGGAACAGCTCGTCTCACAGAGCAAGGTGCCGTGGACGATCCAGCGGGCCACCCAGTTCCACGAGATCGCCGGGCAGATCACCGAACGGTTGAGGCGTGGCCCCTTCCTGATCGTCCCCAAGATGCGCTGCCAACCGGTGTCGGCCCGGGAAGTCGCAGCGCGCCTCATCGACCTCGCCGAGGCCGGCCCCGCCGGACGAGTCCCAGACTTCGGCGGTCCGCAGGACGAGCAGATGGTCGACATGGTGCGGGCTCTCAAGGCCGCGACCGGCATGAAGGGTTGGGTCGTTCCGACACCCCTGCCAGGGGCGGTGGGACGGGCACTGCGCGACGGCACTCTGATCCCTGGCCCTGGCGCAGACCACGGCACCGAGACGTTCGATGCCTGGCTGCGGTCGGGAGCAGCTTCTGACTTCGTCCCTCGGACGCCGTGA
- a CDS encoding ATP-binding protein, producing MTPLGPHAGLIGRMDECQTLDDLLAGARAGRSAALVLRGAPGIGKTELLKHVHRSSSDCRVLRAAGVESEMELSYAGLHQLCMPLLTGLDRLPKPQAEALATAFGMRAGPAPDQFFVALAALSLLADAASTRPLVCLIDDSQWLDQASALTLGFVARRLLAESVVLVFAGREPAPAGALTGLPELHVTRLSDHDARALLASVTPGPFDPHVHDRLLAEADGNPLALLELPRSLTAAELAGGLVGAEARPLPVKLEEGFQRRIESLPADARLVLSIAAAEPFGDATLLRRAAERIGIDIEAAIEHADVSELITLGTKVRFRHPLVRSAVYRAASASERREAHRVLAESIDIGADLDLRAWHSAQAATGPDEGVAAELQQSAERARARGSNASVAAFLERATALTPDPAERARRALDAAQAKLQAGEFDAAAGLLAIAESGPPDELRLALAHRLRAQIAFAQNRGEEAPPLLLAAARRLEQIDLTLARDTYLEAVLAAVFAGPLARGPGIREVIAAARSAPRPEAPELPDDLLQALAVSMADGYSAAADIKKRVLQRFRDDTSDRSSSRWVWLAEVIAADLWDDHSWDLLATRHVTITRNAGALTELPHALDSRSLVHILAGELAAGAALIGEVDMVSEAIGSQTARVQPLVLASFRGREREARSLIDTMMSEAVPRGQGAAVVVTHWARAVLCNGLARYEEALAAASEAAASHEQFGVARWALPELVEAAAYSNDRELASDTLEQLSQVARASGTEWALGLEARSRALLSPDGQAEQLSIEAIERLGRTQARVDLARAHLTYGEWLRREGRRTDARVQLTTAHEMLTQFGLEAFAGRAERELRATGATIRRKQTIASKAALTTQEEQIARLAGEGLTNPEIGARLFLSPHTVEWHLRKVFQKLGISSRREISAKLPRDSSATTA from the coding sequence GTGACTCCCCTAGGTCCACATGCAGGCCTGATCGGGCGGATGGACGAGTGTCAGACTCTCGACGACTTGCTGGCAGGAGCAAGGGCGGGGCGTAGTGCAGCCCTGGTCCTCCGCGGAGCACCGGGGATAGGCAAGACCGAGCTCCTGAAGCACGTTCATCGGAGCTCCTCCGACTGCCGGGTCTTGCGAGCCGCGGGCGTCGAGTCCGAGATGGAACTGTCATACGCCGGTCTGCACCAGCTCTGCATGCCCCTGCTCACCGGACTGGACCGCCTTCCCAAGCCGCAGGCCGAGGCCCTTGCCACGGCGTTCGGCATGCGCGCGGGGCCGGCGCCCGACCAGTTCTTCGTCGCGCTGGCGGCGTTGAGTCTGCTCGCTGACGCGGCGTCAACCCGACCCCTCGTCTGCCTGATCGACGATTCGCAGTGGCTGGATCAGGCCTCGGCACTCACGTTGGGCTTCGTCGCCCGTCGGCTGTTGGCCGAGTCCGTCGTGCTGGTCTTCGCGGGTCGTGAGCCCGCCCCCGCTGGGGCGCTTACCGGCTTGCCAGAGCTGCATGTCACGCGCCTCTCTGATCACGACGCCCGAGCCCTCCTCGCCTCGGTCACTCCCGGCCCGTTCGACCCGCATGTGCACGACCGTCTCCTGGCCGAGGCCGACGGCAATCCGCTGGCACTGCTCGAGCTGCCCCGCAGCCTCACCGCTGCCGAGCTGGCGGGCGGACTCGTCGGTGCCGAGGCGCGCCCCTTGCCCGTCAAGCTCGAGGAAGGGTTTCAACGCCGGATCGAGTCCCTTCCCGCGGACGCCCGACTCGTCTTGTCCATCGCCGCCGCCGAGCCGTTCGGTGACGCAACCTTGCTACGCCGCGCGGCCGAGCGCATCGGGATCGACATCGAGGCCGCCATCGAGCATGCCGACGTCTCTGAACTGATTACGTTGGGCACCAAGGTCCGGTTCCGACACCCACTGGTGCGGTCGGCGGTGTACCGGGCGGCATCCGCGAGCGAACGCCGAGAGGCGCATCGGGTACTCGCCGAGTCAATCGACATAGGTGCTGATCTCGATCTTCGGGCCTGGCACTCGGCACAGGCGGCAACGGGGCCTGACGAAGGGGTGGCCGCCGAACTCCAGCAGTCGGCGGAGCGGGCCCGGGCTCGGGGCAGCAATGCCTCAGTCGCAGCGTTTCTCGAGCGAGCAACGGCGCTCACGCCCGATCCGGCCGAGCGTGCCCGGCGCGCCCTGGACGCCGCACAGGCCAAGCTCCAGGCCGGCGAGTTCGACGCCGCGGCCGGCCTTCTCGCCATCGCCGAGTCCGGTCCGCCCGACGAGCTCCGGTTAGCACTGGCCCACCGCCTTCGCGCTCAGATTGCGTTCGCCCAGAATCGGGGCGAGGAAGCACCACCTTTGCTGCTCGCCGCCGCGCGACGGCTCGAGCAGATCGACCTCACGCTGGCGCGCGACACCTATCTGGAGGCCGTCCTGGCAGCGGTCTTCGCTGGCCCTCTAGCGCGTGGACCGGGCATCCGCGAGGTGATCGCCGCCGCCCGATCTGCGCCTCGACCTGAAGCACCGGAACTTCCCGACGATCTCTTGCAGGCCCTGGCCGTGAGCATGGCGGACGGCTATTCAGCTGCCGCAGACATCAAGAAGCGGGTTCTCCAGCGTTTTCGCGACGACACTTCGGACCGAAGCTCATCGCGCTGGGTATGGCTGGCCGAGGTGATAGCGGCCGACCTGTGGGACGACCACAGCTGGGACCTCCTGGCGACACGACACGTGACGATCACCCGCAACGCCGGAGCGCTCACAGAGCTGCCGCACGCGCTCGACTCGCGAAGTCTGGTCCACATTCTGGCCGGAGAGCTGGCGGCTGGCGCGGCTCTCATAGGTGAGGTGGACATGGTGAGCGAGGCGATCGGCAGTCAGACGGCGCGCGTGCAACCGCTCGTCCTGGCGTCCTTCCGAGGCCGCGAACGGGAGGCTCGCTCTCTCATCGACACGATGATGAGCGAGGCGGTGCCGCGCGGCCAGGGTGCCGCGGTTGTGGTGACTCACTGGGCCCGGGCGGTGCTCTGCAACGGTCTCGCCCGCTATGAGGAAGCGCTGGCGGCCGCCAGCGAGGCAGCGGCTTCGCATGAACAGTTCGGGGTGGCGAGGTGGGCCTTGCCGGAGCTGGTCGAGGCGGCGGCGTACAGCAACGACCGCGAGCTCGCCTCCGACACGTTGGAGCAGCTCTCGCAGGTCGCCCGGGCCAGCGGAACCGAGTGGGCACTCGGCCTCGAGGCGCGGTCGCGTGCGCTGCTCAGTCCGGATGGCCAAGCGGAGCAGCTGTCCATCGAGGCCATCGAGCGCCTGGGTAGGACCCAGGCTCGCGTAGACCTGGCTCGCGCGCATCTCACGTACGGCGAGTGGCTCAGGCGCGAGGGTCGTCGCACGGATGCCCGGGTCCAACTGACCACGGCGCACGAGATGCTGACCCAGTTCGGGCTCGAAGCCTTCGCCGGACGCGCCGAGCGCGAGCTCCGAGCGACCGGTGCAACCATTCGGCGTAAACAGACCATCGCTTCGAAGGCGGCCTTGACCACGCAGGAGGAGCAGATCGCGCGGCTCGCCGGCGAGGGGCTGACGAACCCCGAGATCGGCGCGCGGCTGTTCCTCAGCCCCCACACGGTGGAATGGCACCTGCGCAAGGTGTTCCAGAAGCTCGGCATCTCCTCACGAAGGGAGATATCCGCCAAGCTGCCCCGTGACAGCTCGGCGACCACGGCCTGA
- a CDS encoding alpha/beta fold hydrolase, with the protein MLAYERTGSGEPLLLIHGIAHRRQAWAGVVERLADEFEVITVDLPGHGESPAFDLAGRTVREAVTAELHALRSELGVERPHVAGNSLGGLLALEMGDAGHARTVTALSPAGFWMNRVDYLYVRGLFAGIQAVARPLAPVAGTVLQSRVARTVTMSPFFAHPERIDPAVAAADTANMVASREGIKTFFSGVYRYDYPGPPEPDVPTTIAWASRDLTLLPYQAKVAAQRLPHATHRRLAGCGHVPMNDDPDLVAEVIRETARTQPRDQQIA; encoded by the coding sequence ATGCTCGCGTACGAACGGACCGGCAGCGGGGAGCCGCTGCTCCTGATCCACGGCATCGCGCACCGCCGGCAGGCGTGGGCGGGGGTGGTCGAGCGGCTGGCCGACGAGTTCGAGGTGATCACGGTCGATCTGCCCGGGCACGGCGAGTCGCCGGCGTTCGATCTGGCGGGACGTACGGTGCGGGAGGCGGTGACGGCGGAGCTCCATGCGCTGCGCAGCGAGCTCGGGGTCGAGCGGCCGCACGTCGCGGGCAACAGCCTCGGTGGGCTGCTCGCACTGGAAATGGGCGATGCGGGGCACGCGCGTACGGTGACGGCGCTCTCCCCCGCCGGGTTCTGGATGAACCGCGTCGACTACCTCTACGTGCGTGGCCTGTTCGCCGGCATCCAGGCGGTGGCGCGGCCGCTGGCGCCGGTGGCGGGGACGGTGCTGCAGTCTCGGGTGGCGCGTACGGTCACGATGAGCCCCTTCTTCGCCCACCCGGAGCGGATCGACCCGGCGGTCGCGGCCGCCGACACGGCCAACATGGTCGCCTCGCGGGAAGGGATCAAGACGTTCTTCAGCGGTGTCTACCGCTACGACTACCCCGGACCGCCCGAGCCCGACGTCCCCACCACGATCGCCTGGGCCTCCCGCGACCTCACCCTGCTCCCCTACCAGGCGAAGGTGGCCGCGCAGCGTCTCCCGCACGCGACCCACCGCCGGCTGGCGGGCTGCGGCCACGTACCGATGAACGACGACCCCGACCTGGTGGCCGAGGTCATCCGCGAGACCGCTCGTACGCAGCCACGCGACCAGCAGATCGCCTAG
- a CDS encoding nuclear transport factor 2 family protein, with amino-acid sequence MTASAAELAEAYFTAWQERDFTRLRSLLADDVSFAGPLATIEGAGGCVAGLEGMAQVLDRIEVKERLAAGPSVITWFDLHTTVAEPAPTANWMRVDDGLITEIRVAFDPREILAARG; translated from the coding sequence ATGACCGCATCCGCTGCCGAGCTCGCCGAGGCGTACTTCACCGCCTGGCAGGAGCGCGACTTCACCCGCCTGCGCTCGTTGCTGGCCGACGACGTGAGCTTCGCCGGCCCGCTCGCCACGATCGAGGGAGCCGGCGGCTGCGTCGCGGGCCTGGAGGGGATGGCACAGGTGCTCGACAGGATCGAGGTGAAGGAGCGGCTCGCCGCCGGGCCGAGCGTGATCACCTGGTTCGACCTGCACACCACCGTCGCCGAGCCCGCCCCGACCGCCAACTGGATGCGCGTCGATGACGGGCTGATCACCGAGATCCGGGTCGCCTTCGACCCGCGCGAGATCCTGGCGGCGCGCGGCTAG
- a CDS encoding LysR family transcriptional regulator → MEIGQLRYFVAVVDHGSFTAAAQRLHVSQSGISAQLAKLERELGHELLVRGPRSVRLTHAGETLLPRAREAIRAIEGVRQSADELSDLIHGHVRLGMIAGCTIPGFLDAVATFHREHPGVGVELVEDTSDRLQQRTLAGELDLSLISHAGPVSDGLATESVSDERLAVITPAGHRLAGAQPRLADVHEETVLCIPPGTGVRTALERSCARAGVEPKVDLSGSNPETLLGLTARGLGVCVLAESMAAGSDLVATPIVDAEVRAGLALVIREGDQQRATRRLYGLLQAALT, encoded by the coding sequence ATGGAGATCGGACAGCTCCGCTACTTCGTCGCCGTCGTCGACCACGGCTCGTTCACGGCCGCGGCGCAGCGCCTCCACGTCAGCCAGTCGGGCATCAGCGCCCAGCTCGCCAAGCTCGAGCGCGAGCTCGGGCACGAGCTGCTCGTCCGAGGTCCCCGCAGCGTACGGCTCACCCACGCCGGTGAGACGCTTCTCCCCCGCGCCCGCGAGGCGATCCGGGCGATCGAGGGCGTGCGGCAGAGCGCGGACGAGCTGAGCGACCTGATCCACGGCCACGTACGCCTCGGGATGATCGCGGGCTGCACGATCCCCGGCTTCCTCGACGCCGTGGCCACCTTCCACCGCGAGCATCCCGGCGTCGGCGTCGAGCTCGTCGAGGACACCTCCGACCGCCTCCAGCAACGTACGCTGGCCGGCGAGCTCGACCTGAGCCTGATCTCGCACGCGGGACCTGTCAGCGACGGCCTGGCCACGGAGTCGGTCAGCGACGAGCGGCTCGCGGTGATCACACCGGCCGGCCATCGCCTCGCCGGCGCTCAGCCTCGGCTCGCCGACGTCCACGAGGAGACGGTGCTGTGCATCCCACCGGGGACCGGCGTACGGACAGCTCTGGAGCGGTCGTGCGCCCGGGCCGGCGTCGAGCCGAAGGTCGACCTGTCCGGCTCCAACCCGGAGACGCTGCTCGGGCTCACCGCACGCGGACTGGGGGTCTGTGTGCTGGCGGAGTCGATGGCTGCCGGGAGCGATCTGGTCGCGACGCCGATCGTGGATGCGGAGGTGCGCGCCGGGCTGGCGCTCGTGATCCGGGAGGGCGACCAGCAGCGCGCCACCCGCCGGCTCTACGGCCTGCTTCAGGCCGCGCTGACCTGA
- a CDS encoding DUF3159 domain-containing protein — MTTTDRRNDDAETLADLLGGARGAIDATVPPVAFVAGWLVSGELWVATVVALGLAAAVAVWQWRKGRKPRAVLLGVAGVAVAAMIALRTGRAEDFFVVQLAANAASALVWAVSIAFRWPLLGVVVGLVLRQRGAWRRDPVLLHGYALASWVWVCQYVIRVAIFGPLWWSGDVVALAIARVALSWPLVALCLLVSWFVLRRSLPDGHPGLRHPQVSAA, encoded by the coding sequence GTGACGACGACCGACCGCCGCAACGACGACGCCGAGACCCTGGCCGACCTCCTCGGAGGCGCCCGCGGCGCGATCGACGCCACCGTCCCGCCGGTCGCCTTCGTGGCCGGCTGGCTGGTCAGCGGGGAGCTGTGGGTCGCGACGGTGGTGGCGCTCGGCCTGGCCGCGGCGGTGGCCGTGTGGCAGTGGCGCAAGGGCCGCAAGCCGCGCGCCGTCCTGCTGGGCGTCGCCGGGGTCGCGGTCGCAGCGATGATCGCGCTGCGTACCGGGCGGGCGGAGGACTTCTTCGTGGTCCAGCTTGCGGCCAACGCGGCCAGCGCTCTGGTGTGGGCGGTCAGCATCGCATTCCGCTGGCCGCTGCTCGGCGTGGTCGTCGGCCTGGTGCTGCGCCAGCGCGGCGCCTGGCGCCGCGATCCGGTGCTGCTGCACGGCTATGCGTTGGCGAGCTGGGTCTGGGTCTGTCAGTACGTCATCCGGGTCGCCATCTTCGGCCCGCTGTGGTGGTCCGGCGACGTGGTCGCCCTGGCGATCGCCCGGGTCGCGCTCAGCTGGCCGCTGGTTGCGTTGTGCCTTCTGGTGAGCTGGTTCGTGCTGCGTCGCTCGCTGCCCGACGGCCACCCCGGGCTGCGCCATCCTCAGGTCAGCGCGGCCTGA
- a CDS encoding PHP domain-containing protein, which yields MSHEHHPHSHGPDGHHHDHEHSHSHSHSHEVDEITLAASSDASDGDLRPAEVSRRNLLRAAGIAGAVTAGMAGMTGVTPAMAEAATATARTGNRATIRHWLAGDHHIHTQYSSDGMYRVIDQAQHGAAYGLDWLVITDHGGATHAKLGVDLVNPDIVAARKILPETLIFQGLEWNIPAAEHGTVFVAPGRNEVAVLKQFENDYDGSVKNARANTPENEALAVAGIQWLGTQKAKRRIEDALFLANHPARNGIDSPHEVRAWRDADPRIAIGWEGAPGHQAGGLPTGYGPGSARGGYGNSAGADSFPGYPPESYRSWGGFDFYTSTVGGLWDSLLAEGKPWSITANSDSHRNWSDTAVRGGGDFNANGRYDDPVYGGGIQLDLADFWPGFYSRTHVGASTRDYGAVMRGMRDGRVWVDHGSLVKSLDVRVVATSRRGTVSETLGGTLQAPRGSRVELVVTITAQDVPNWSQFIPQLNRVDVIRGAVDVDHASGDADTMTAPDTRVIKQTDVSGRTGTYTLRYGLGELEEAFYVRLRGTDANRSQPGYLGANIDPAGPAIDVVGDADPWVDLWFYTNPVWVVPTR from the coding sequence GTGTCACACGAGCACCACCCCCACTCGCACGGGCCCGACGGGCACCACCACGACCACGAGCACAGCCACTCCCACTCTCACTCCCACGAGGTCGACGAGATCACCCTCGCCGCCTCCTCGGACGCGTCCGACGGCGACCTGCGTCCTGCCGAGGTCTCTCGGCGCAACCTGCTTCGCGCCGCCGGTATCGCCGGGGCCGTGACCGCCGGGATGGCGGGCATGACCGGCGTGACGCCGGCGATGGCCGAGGCCGCCACCGCCACCGCCCGGACGGGCAACCGGGCCACGATCCGGCACTGGCTCGCGGGCGACCACCACATCCACACCCAGTACAGCTCGGACGGGATGTACCGAGTCATCGACCAGGCGCAGCACGGCGCTGCGTACGGCCTGGACTGGCTGGTCATCACCGACCACGGCGGCGCGACCCACGCGAAGCTCGGCGTCGACCTGGTCAACCCCGACATCGTCGCAGCGCGCAAGATCCTCCCGGAGACACTGATCTTCCAGGGTCTGGAGTGGAACATCCCGGCCGCAGAGCACGGGACGGTCTTCGTCGCTCCGGGGCGCAACGAGGTCGCGGTGCTCAAGCAGTTCGAGAACGACTACGACGGCAGCGTCAAGAACGCTCGCGCCAACACCCCGGAGAACGAGGCGCTCGCCGTCGCCGGGATCCAGTGGCTCGGCACCCAGAAGGCCAAGCGCCGGATCGAGGATGCGCTGTTCCTCGCCAACCATCCAGCCCGCAACGGCATCGACAGCCCCCATGAGGTGCGGGCCTGGCGCGACGCCGATCCTCGGATCGCGATCGGCTGGGAAGGCGCACCCGGACACCAGGCCGGCGGGCTGCCGACCGGCTACGGTCCGGGCAGCGCGCGCGGCGGCTACGGCAACTCTGCCGGTGCAGACTCGTTCCCGGGCTACCCGCCGGAGAGCTACCGTTCCTGGGGCGGCTTCGACTTCTACACCTCGACCGTCGGCGGTCTGTGGGACTCCCTGCTCGCCGAAGGGAAGCCCTGGTCGATCACCGCGAACTCCGACTCGCACCGCAACTGGAGCGACACGGCCGTCCGCGGTGGCGGCGACTTCAACGCCAACGGACGCTACGACGACCCGGTCTACGGCGGCGGGATCCAGCTCGACCTGGCCGACTTCTGGCCAGGCTTCTACAGCCGAACCCACGTAGGCGCCAGCACCCGCGACTACGGCGCAGTGATGCGCGGCATGCGCGACGGCCGGGTCTGGGTCGACCACGGCAGCCTGGTCAAGAGTCTCGACGTCCGGGTGGTCGCCACCAGCCGCCGCGGGACGGTCTCCGAGACCCTCGGGGGCACGCTGCAGGCGCCACGCGGCAGCCGCGTCGAGCTGGTGGTCACGATCACGGCCCAGGACGTCCCGAACTGGTCGCAGTTCATCCCGCAGCTCAACCGCGTGGACGTGATCCGCGGGGCAGTCGACGTCGACCACGCGTCCGGTGACGCCGACACGATGACCGCCCCGGACACCCGGGTCATCAAGCAGACCGACGTCTCCGGCCGCACCGGCACCTACACGCTGCGCTACGGCCTCGGCGAGCTGGAGGAGGCCTTCTACGTGCGCCTGCGCGGCACCGACGCCAATCGGTCCCAGCCCGGCTACCTCGGTGCGAACATCGACCCGGCCGGTCCCGCGATCGACGTCGTCGGCGACGCCGACCCGTGGGTCGACCTGTGGTTCTACACCAACCCGGTCTGGGTCGTCCCCACTCGATGA
- a CDS encoding trimeric intracellular cation channel family protein: protein MEQTLTLLVLDLVGCFVFALSGGLMAVRKELDIFGVIVLACVTGLGGGFLRDMAIGATPVAALSDWRYLVVPMTAGLLTFFFHPALGRLEPMVNVFDALGLGLFVIAGAVKALDFGLSPLAAAIMGLATGVGGGAIRDVLAGRVPIILRRSVFYAIPAFAGAAVAAFGLFAGVPATLVMAVAFVTCSGWRLLAMWRHWEAPLPRGSASV from the coding sequence GTGGAACAGACGCTGACCCTTCTCGTGCTCGACCTGGTCGGGTGCTTCGTCTTCGCGCTCTCCGGCGGTCTGATGGCGGTCCGCAAGGAGCTCGACATCTTCGGCGTGATCGTCCTCGCCTGCGTCACCGGTCTCGGCGGCGGCTTCCTGCGTGACATGGCCATCGGCGCGACGCCGGTCGCCGCGCTCTCCGACTGGCGCTACCTCGTGGTGCCGATGACGGCCGGCCTGCTGACGTTCTTCTTCCACCCGGCGCTGGGCCGCCTGGAGCCCATGGTCAACGTCTTCGACGCCCTCGGGCTGGGGCTGTTCGTCATCGCCGGCGCGGTCAAGGCGCTCGACTTCGGGCTCTCCCCGCTCGCGGCCGCGATCATGGGCCTGGCCACCGGCGTCGGCGGCGGCGCGATCCGCGACGTCCTCGCCGGCCGGGTCCCGATCATCCTGCGCCGCAGCGTCTTCTACGCGATCCCGGCCTTCGCCGGCGCCGCGGTCGCGGCCTTCGGGCTGTTCGCCGGTGTGCCGGCGACGCTCGTCATGGCGGTCGCGTTCGTCACCTGTTCCGGGTGGCGGCTCCTGGCGATGTGGCGCCACTGGGAGGCGCCGCTGCCGCGGGGCTCGGCGTCGGTCTGA
- the sepH gene encoding septation protein SepH: MSAEGLPLTPGQLEEQAPDEVGPVLLRLISVSDDGLRMLLVDDEDREYTADIDDRLRAALEAVSTRRSEQTVNKTPSSSLRPRDIQTRIRAGESAEEVAAVAGTTVEKILAFAGPVLAEREHMAQRAQQASVRRRPGEAASTARTLGEAVSAHFQTMYVDPESVNWDSYRRPDGRWKLTGEYETAERSGIAELTYDAPGNYVELDNDDARWLTGEKLEAAAPEPEPVVTDDMLAARRRRAKSPAPAAPATPPPAPKPVPAAKAAKPDPVDVDTPLEAFLGDESPTEKQEPVPAEPEPMPEPMPEPAAVEAAEAEPAEEAPQKPAKKASSRRKRASVPSWDEIMFGGGKQD; the protein is encoded by the coding sequence ATGTCGGCCGAAGGATTGCCTTTGACTCCGGGCCAGCTCGAAGAGCAGGCACCGGATGAGGTTGGTCCCGTCCTTCTGCGGCTCATCTCGGTCAGTGACGATGGTCTACGCATGCTTCTCGTCGATGACGAGGATCGTGAATACACCGCCGACATCGACGACCGTCTCCGTGCAGCACTCGAGGCTGTGTCGACCCGCCGATCGGAGCAAACCGTGAACAAGACCCCGAGCAGCAGCCTGCGGCCCCGTGACATTCAGACCCGTATCCGTGCGGGCGAGAGTGCCGAGGAGGTCGCCGCTGTCGCCGGCACCACGGTCGAGAAGATCTTGGCCTTCGCCGGTCCCGTCCTCGCCGAGCGCGAGCACATGGCGCAGCGTGCCCAGCAGGCTTCCGTACGCCGTCGGCCCGGTGAGGCCGCCAGCACTGCCCGCACCCTGGGTGAGGCCGTCAGCGCCCACTTCCAGACGATGTACGTCGACCCCGAGTCGGTCAACTGGGACTCCTACCGGCGCCCCGACGGGCGCTGGAAGCTCACCGGCGAATACGAGACCGCCGAGCGCTCCGGCATCGCCGAGCTGACCTACGACGCCCCTGGCAACTACGTCGAGCTCGACAACGACGACGCCCGGTGGCTGACCGGCGAGAAGCTCGAGGCCGCTGCGCCCGAGCCGGAGCCGGTCGTCACCGACGACATGCTCGCCGCCCGCCGGCGCCGCGCGAAGAGCCCGGCCCCGGCCGCACCGGCCACCCCTCCCCCGGCTCCCAAGCCGGTCCCGGCGGCCAAGGCCGCGAAGCCGGACCCGGTCGACGTGGACACCCCGCTCGAGGCGTTCCTGGGCGACGAGAGCCCGACGGAGAAGCAGGAGCCCGTCCCGGCCGAGCCGGAGCCCATGCCGGAGCCCATGCCGGAACCGGCAGCCGTCGAGGCCGCCGAGGCCGAGCCCGCCGAGGAGGCCCCGCAGAAGCCCGCCAAGAAGGCGTCATCGCGCCGCAAGCGGGCCTCGGTGCCGAGCTGGGACGAGATCATGTTCGGCGGCGGCAAGCAGGACTGA